The region GCCCGCCAGCGGGTGCACCGTATGCGCGGCGTCTCCCGCAAGCACCCAGCCCGGGCCGCACCAGCGGTCCGCCGTGGCCAGCTGCAGGGGCCACGACGCCCGCTCCCCTTCCAGCTTCAGCCGGCCCAGCGCAAAGTGGCTCGCGGCTTCCAGGCGGGCCTCGAACGCCGCTGCGTCCTCGCTCGCCGCCTCCCCCGCCTTCGGCTCCTGGAGGGACCACACGACGGCCACGGAGTTCCCGCCTTCGCCGCCGAGCGGCAGCATCGCGAGGATGTCTCCGCCTGCGAACCACTGCCGCGCGACCTGGCCGTGGGGGACTTCGCATCGCACCCGCGCCGCGATGGCGCGCTGCGGATAGGGCGTCACGCTGTAGGCGACCCCGTATTCGTCGCGCGTGGCACTCGCACGGCCTTCGCAGATGGCGGTCAGGGTCGCCGGCTGAGGTGCGTCGAGCCATTGCACGAGCGGCTGGTAGCGCAGCGCATCGCCGAGACGCTCCTGCAGGGCCTGCACGTCCACGATCCATGCGAGCGCGGTGGCGCCCTGGGAGCGCGCGTCGAACCGGACCTCGCCGCCGTCGTCGCCGTGGACGTGCATCGCGCGCACCGCCGTGGCATGCGGCTCGTCGGGCCAGG is a window of Caenimonas aquaedulcis DNA encoding:
- a CDS encoding FAD-dependent monooxygenase, whose translation is MPQALDVCIRGAGVVGRTLALALARERLHVGLVRQPGPVGGAASDIRAYALNAASKDLLETLRAWPDEPHATAVRAMHVHGDDGGEVRFDARSQGATALAWIVDVQALQERLGDALRYQPLVQWLDAPQPATLTAICEGRASATRDEYGVAYSVTPYPQRAIAARVRCEVPHGQVARQWFAGGDILAMLPLGGEGGNSVAVVWSLQEPKAGEAASEDAAAFEARLEAASHFALGRLKLEGERASWPLQLATADRWCGPGWVLAGDAAHTVHPLAGQGLNLGLADARELARVMQTREPWRSAADMKLLRRYERARKADVLAMGAATDGLQQLFAQQAEPWASVRNWGMSGFDRSGPMKDWVVRRAMGRL